Proteins from one Mercurialis annua linkage group LG7, ddMerAnnu1.2, whole genome shotgun sequence genomic window:
- the LOC130014458 gene encoding endoribonuclease Dicer homolog 2-like, with the protein MNMEPVDMDIDSEPLPFARSYQLEALEKAIQQNTIVFLETGSGKTLIAIMLLRRYAHFLPKPSPFIAVFLVPNVVLVKQQAEALQTHTDLNVGMYWGDMRIDLWDVDTWNKQMEQHEVFVMTPQILLNGLRHSFFKLELIKVLIFDECHHARGKHPYACILTEFYHRQLSYGNSDLPKIFGMTASPIKTRGAKSELDCWKEVHELENMMHSKVYTCASESTLAEFIPSSNVKFKSYMHMDIPYVIKEPLVENLKILKSKYFTRLKQLDLTDSVMDSACKRLSKMHSALMYCVDVLGVWLAHKAAQILSCQESNLFSLNKFDITGENIVKEFSLEASQAFANCIRSAMERLGPDWFIGDNAKGAMDAGLLTTKIFCLIESLLEYRDIMDIRCIIFVDRVVTAIVLQSLLCELLPRYNNGWKTKYIAGNNSALQSQSREKQNVIVNEFREGKVNIIVATRILEEGLDVQSCNLVVRFDPSTTVSSFIQSRGRARMINSDYLLMVKSGDVSTCSRLQNYLASGELMRKESIRHGSVPCSPIKTELQEDELYCVESTNALATLSSSISLIHFYCSRLPSDGYFRPAPRFLVDKEMEKCTLLLPKSCPIQTICVEGNVKTIRQKACLEACKQLHQIGALTDNLVPDIVEETIAQESGTGHAPYCDEQPIYFPPELVGQALQESGAKYYCYMIELNQNFVIEVPVHNIVLVLSNELASDTRSLDIDLEVERGSLTAKMKYIGQIPLPPDAVVICQKFFTVLLKVLMDRKLDEILKGFKLGNNPEANYFLLPLLVSCQNPTIDWESVTSVLFSYENAREDHKDCPLKENARAIQTKNGVVCTCMIQNSLVHTPHNGKVYCINGTLDHLNGHSLLELRNGERKTYMEYYKNQYGIKLQFDQEILLRGRHIFPLQNYQQRCRHKNAKVSQNAYVQLPPELCHIFMSPISMSTLYSFTFVPSIMHQLESFLIATNLKKMHLDHSVQNIIIPTSKVLEAITTKKCQEKFHLESLETLGDSFLKYAVGQQLFKTHQSNHEGLLSLKKDKLISNATLCRLGCDSKIPGFIRNESFDPKNWPIPSENSGSCSLNDEFLSNTRKIYTTGIRKLKQKLIADVVEALIGAYLSTGGEIAALFFLDWIGIKACFTFIPYERGFEMKPDKYLNIRHLESLLKYTFKDPCLLVEALTHGSYMLPEIPRCYQRLEFLGDAVLDYLITLHLYEKYPGMSPGLLTDMRSASVNNDCYASSAIREGLHKHILHASQKLHKDIIFTVTNYKKCSSDSTFGWDSEIAFPKVLGDVIESLAGAIFVDSGYNKEVVFNSIRPLLEPLITPETIKLHPIRELVELCQKEHFDKKKSVASRCNGMSSVTVEVEANDILYAHTSTSSDKKVAKRLACKEVLRVLKDKLS; encoded by the exons ATGAACATGGAGCCTGTCGACATGGATATAGATTCTGAACCTCTTCCATTTGCAAGAAG TTATCAGCTCGAGGCACTAGAGAAGGCTATACAGCAGAACACCATAGTGTTCTTGGAGACTGGTTCTGGCAAGACTCTGATTGCAATCATGCTTCTTCGGAGATATGCGCATTTTCTTCCCAAGCCTTCTCCGTTTATTGCTGTGTTCTTAGTTCCCAATGTTGTTCTAGTCAAGCAA CAAGCTGAGGCTCTGCAGACTCACACGGACTTGAATGTGGGGATGTACTGGGGAGATATGCGCATAGACTTATGGGATGTTGATACTTGGAACAAACAGATGGAACAACACGAG GTGTTTGTGATGACACCCCAGATTTTGCTAAACGGGTTGAGGCATAGTTTTTTCAAGCTAGAATTGATTAAGGTTTTGATATTTGATGAATGCCATCATGCGAGGGGTAAACACCCCTATGCTTGTATTTTGACA GAGTTCTACCACCGGCAGTTAAGCTATGGAAATAGCGATCTTCCAAAAATATTTGGAATGACAGCTTCTCCTATTAAAACAAGAG GTGCGAAATCAGAATTAGACTGCTGGAAAGAGGTTCATGAGCTTGAGAATATGATGCATTCAAAg GTTTATACATGTGCGAGCGAATCCACACTTGCTGAGTTCATACCATCttcaaatgtaaaatttaaatcttACATGCATATGGACATACCATACGTGATTAAAGAACCGCTGGTTGAAAATTTGAAGATTTTAAAATCAAAG TATTTTACGCGATTGAAGCAATTGGATCTCACTGATTCTGTGATGGATTCTGCATGCAAAAGATTATCGAAAATGCATTCTGCCTTAATGTATTGTGTGGATGTACTCGGTGTCTGGTTGGCGCATAAG GCTGCACAGATCTTATCATGCCAGGAAAGTAACCTTTTTTCATTGAATAAATTCGACATCACCGGTGAGAATATTGTCAAGGAATTCAGTTTGGAAGCCTCACAAGCATTCGCTAATTGTATCAGAAGTG CCATGGAACGTCTAGGTCCAGATTGGTTTATCGGTGATAATGCTAAAGGTGCTATGGATGCGGGGCTGTTGACTACCAAAATCTTCTGCCTAATAGAGTCACTTCTAGAATATAG AGATATAATGGACATAAGATGTATAATTTTTGTGGATAGAGTCGTCACTGCTATTGTCCTTCAGTCTCTTCTTTGTGAGTTGCTTCCGAGATATAACAATGGCTGGAAAACCAAGTATATAGCAGGAAATAACTCAGCATTGCAGTCCCAGTCGAGGGAAAAACAGAACGTAATAGTTAACGAATTTCGCGAAGGGAAG GTAAACATAATTGTTGCGACACGCATTCTTGAAGAAGGGTTAGATGTGCAAAGCTGCAACTTGGTAGTTAGATTTGATCCTTCGACTACCGTGAGCAGTTTTATACAGTCTCGGGGTCGTGCTAGGATGATAAATTCAGACTATTTGTTAATGGTGAAGAG tgGGGATGTTTCCACTTGCTCCCGGTTACAGAACTATCTGGCTAGCGGAGAGCTAATGAGAAAGGAGTCCATACGCCATGGTTCTGTTCCTTGTTCGCCTATTAAGACTGAGCTCCAGGAAGACGAACTTTATTGTGTGGAAAGCACAAATGCATTGGCGACTCTTTCTTCGAGTATTAGTTTAATACACTTCTATTGCTCACGCCTCCCTTCTGACGG gTATTTTAGACCTGCTCCAAGGTTTCTTGTAGACAAGGAGATGGAGAAATGCACCTTGCTTCTCCCCAAGAGCTGCCCTATACAAACCATTTGTGTAGAGGGTAACGTTAAAACAATAAGGCAGAAGGCATGCCTTGAAGCATGCAAGCAGCTCCACCAAATTGGTGCTTTAACCGATAATCTTGTACCTGATATCGTGGAAGAAACCATTGCTCAAGAATCTG GCACAGGGCATGCACCCTATTGTGATGAACAGCCTATATACTTTCCTCCTGAGCTGGTTGGTCAAGCGCTGCAGGAGTCAGGGGCAAAGTACTATTGTTACATGATTGAATTGAACCAGAATTTCGTTATCGAGGTTCCTGTTCACAATATAGTGCTTGTGCTGAGTAATGAGCTGGCATCGGATACTCGAAGTCTGGATATTGACTTGGAAGTTGAAAGAGGATCATTGACAGCCAAAATGAAGTATATTGGACAGATTCCTCTTCCACCTGATGCT GTGGTTATATGTCAGAAGTTCTTTACTGTTCTTCTTAAGGTTCTAATGGACCGTAAACTGGATGAGATTTTGAAGGGATTCAAGCTTGGAAATAACCCTGAGGCTAATTATTTTCTGCTTCCGTTATTGGTCTCATGCCAGAATCCTACTATTGACTGGGAGTCTGTTACATCTGTGCTATTCTCATATGAAAATGCTCGGGAGGATCATAAGGACTGTCCTTTAAAAGAAAATGCACGCGCTATTCAGACCAAAAATGGTGTGGTATGCACATGCATGATTCAGAATTCTCTAGTCCATACGCCACATAATGGAAAAGTTTATTGCATTAATGGCACATTGGATCATTTGAATGGACACTCGCTTTTGGAGCTTAGGAACGGAGAGCGTAAAACTTACATGGAATACTATAAAAATCA GTATGGTATTAAACTGCAATTTGATCAAGAAATACTTCTTAGGGGGCGACATATTTTTCCTTTGCAGAATTACCAACAAAGATGCAGACATAAGAATGCAAAAG TTTCTCAAAATGCATATGTGCAGTTGCCTCCTGAACTTTGCCACATTTTTATGTCACCAATATCGATGAGTACCTTGTATTCATTTACGTTTGTTCCATCAATCATGCATCAGCTTGAGTCCTTCCTTATTGCTACCAATTTGAAGAAGATGCATTTAGATCATTCTGTGCAAAATATTATTATTCCAACCAGCAAG GTTTTGGAAGCCATAACCACCAAAAAGTGTCAAGAGAAGTTTCATTTGGAATCTCTAGAGACCCTTGGAGATTCATTTCTTAAATATGCGGTTGGTCAACAACTATTCAAAACCCACCAAAGTAACCATGAAGGCCTTCTTAGTCTTAAGAAGGATAAGCTCATTAGTAATGCTACACTCTGCAGACTAGGATGCGACTCTAAAATTCCG GGCTTCATCCGCAACGAGTCTTTTGACCCAAAAAATTGGCCGATTCCTAGTGAAAATTCTGGAAGTTGTTCATTAAACGATGAGTTTCTTTCCAACACGCGAAAAATATACACAACAGGAATAAGGAAGTTAAAACAAAAGCTGATTGCCGATGTTGTTGAGGCACTTATCGGTGCTTACCTTAGCACCGGGGGAGAAATAGCAGCACTCTTTTTCTTGGATTGGATTGGTATAAAGGCGtgttttacttttataccataTGAAAGAGGGTTCGAAATGAAACCGGACAAGTATCTCAATATCCGCCATTTAGAGTCGTTGCTGAAATACACTTTTAAAGATCCTTGTCTGCTAGTGGAAGCACTAACACACGGATCTTACATGCTTCCAGAAATTCCAAGATGTTATCAG CGATTGGAATTTCTTGGAGACGCGGTGTTAGACTACCTTATTACACTGCACTTGTATGAAAAGTATCCGGGGATGTCACCGGGACTTTTAACTGACATGAGATCTGCCTCAGTAAACAATGATTGCTATGCAAGTTCTGCTATCAGGGAAGGACTGCATAAACATATCCTCCATGCCTCTCAAAAACTTCACAAGGACATAATCTTCACAGTTACTAATTACAAAAAATGTTCTTCAGATTCAACTTTCGGATGGGACTCCGAGATAGCATTTCCCAAG GTACTTGGAGACGTAATAGAATCTCTGGCCGGAGCAATATTTGTTGATTCCGGATACAACAAAGAGGTTGTGTTCAACAGCATAAGGCCACTTTTGGAGCCATTGATCACTCCAGAGACCATTAAGCTGCACCCCATAAGAGAACTCGTTGAATTATGTCAAAAGGAACATTTCGACAAGAAGAAATCAGTCGCTTCCCGCTGTAACGGCATGTCATCCGTCACGGTAGAAGTGGAAGCAAATGACATTCTCTATGCGCACACATCAACATCTTCAGATAAAAAGGTAGCTAAAAGATTAGCTTGTAAAGAGGTTTTGAGGGTCTTGAAGGATAAACTTTCCTGA